A part of Paraliobacillus zengyii genomic DNA contains:
- a CDS encoding alpha/beta hydrolase, producing MLYSGAKVEPEAYSYIGHQLSEQGYLVGNPQMLFNFPILDTNKANEIIDNYSSISHWFIGGRWEVFQQQTMSTITTRS from the coding sequence ATCTTATATTCAGGAGCGAAGGTGGAGCCAGAAGCCTATAGTTATATCGGACATCAGCTTTCCGAACAGGGCTATCTCGTGGGAAATCCACAAATGCTCTTTAATTTCCCTATCCTTGACACGAATAAGGCAAATGAGATTATTGACAATTATTCATCTATTTCTCATTGGTTTATAGGGGGGCGTTGGGAGGTGTTTCAGCAGCAAACTATGTCTACAATTACCACAAGAAGCTAG
- a CDS encoding SDR family oxidoreductase, translating into MYSIEGKTVIITGASSGIGEETARLLARQGANIVIGARRVERLEALAAEIRTNGGSVTFQRLDVTELGQMQEIIKLAQTHFGQVDAIVNNAGVMPLSPLEALKIEEWNRMIDVNIRGLLHGIAAGLPVMKKQGFGQFVNIASIGAYEVSPTATVYCATKYAVRAITDGLRQEAAGQNIRVTLVSPGVTESELADSITHKGAIDFMKEYRRNALPAATIARSIVYAIEQPANVDVNEMIIRPLV; encoded by the coding sequence ATGTATTCAATTGAAGGGAAAACAGTTATTATTACAGGTGCTAGTAGTGGAATCGGCGAAGAAACAGCACGTCTACTAGCTAGACAGGGTGCTAATATTGTTATTGGAGCGAGGCGCGTCGAAAGATTGGAGGCCTTGGCAGCCGAAATTCGAACGAATGGAGGTTCTGTAACGTTTCAAAGACTTGACGTGACAGAGCTTGGACAAATGCAGGAAATCATCAAATTGGCCCAGACCCATTTCGGACAGGTAGATGCGATTGTAAACAATGCTGGCGTGATGCCTCTCTCACCATTAGAAGCTCTAAAGATCGAAGAATGGAATAGAATGATTGACGTTAATATCCGTGGTCTTCTTCATGGTATTGCCGCAGGACTCCCAGTTATGAAGAAGCAGGGTTTTGGACAATTCGTTAACATTGCCTCCATTGGCGCCTATGAGGTATCACCTACAGCAACAGTTTACTGCGCAACCAAATATGCAGTGCGGGCAATCACGGACGGATTGCGACAAGAGGCGGCGGGACAGAACATTCGTGTGACTCTTGTATCGCCTGGCGTAACGGAGTCTGAGCTTGCCGATAGCATTACACATAAAGGAGCAATAGATTTTATGAAAGAATACAGACGCAATGCACTACCAGCCGCAACTATCGCTCGTTCCATTGTTTATGCGATTGAGCAACCTGCTAATGTCGATGTGAATGAAATGATAATTAGACCGTTGGTTTAG
- a CDS encoding Atu4866 domain-containing protein: MKGENDMKNELTISRPYVGMWVTADRNIRHELLPNGRYDEARDDRTSAYQGSYTIVGNHIKYVDDTGFTADGDFVDGLLYHAGMVLYLKK; this comes from the coding sequence ATGAAAGGAGAAAATGATATGAAAAACGAACTGACAATATCACGTCCTTATGTCGGCATGTGGGTCACCGCAGATAGAAACATTCGGCATGAACTACTGCCAAACGGAAGATATGATGAAGCCCGCGATGATCGCACAAGCGCTTACCAAGGCAGTTATACGATCGTGGGCAACCATATCAAATATGTAGATGACACAGGCTTTACGGCTGATGGTGACTTTGTCGACGGTTTACTCTATCACGCAGGAATGGTGCTATATCTGAAAAAATAA
- a CDS encoding AraC family transcriptional regulator, with protein sequence MKKTLRQDEKNGGESVKRNRELKEVIGQFIRTDGTQETAIPGLRFIRTSKISEPVYSVYEPSLCIVAQGSKVVMLAKESFQYDPASYLTASVHLPIMVQVVEASPEIPYLSLQLQLDMNQVLDILQSSDQSWSSKSESRRGLVISRMGDSLLDAVLRLVLLLDTPQDIPVLSTGLNREIIYRLLQDGQNETLKHFALIGSQAQRIAKVIKRLNFTFDQPIRVEELAEEVRMSASSFYSYFKEVTGMSPIQYQKQLRLQEARRLLFIGELNAAEASFHVGYESPSHFSREYTRKFGLPPMQDLQRLRETL encoded by the coding sequence ATGAAAAAGACATTGAGACAGGATGAAAAGAATGGGGGAGAATCTGTGAAACGAAATCGAGAATTAAAGGAGGTAATTGGACAATTTATTCGAACAGACGGCACGCAGGAGACGGCTATTCCGGGTTTGCGCTTTATTCGTACTTCCAAAATTTCTGAACCAGTTTACTCTGTCTACGAGCCATCTCTCTGTATAGTGGCTCAAGGCTCAAAAGTAGTCATGCTTGCAAAAGAGAGCTTTCAATATGATCCAGCCAGCTATTTGACGGCTTCTGTTCATTTGCCAATCATGGTTCAAGTCGTAGAGGCTTCACCTGAAATCCCTTACTTAAGTTTGCAGTTACAGCTCGATATGAATCAGGTTCTTGATATCCTACAATCATCGGATCAATCGTGGAGTTCTAAATCTGAATCAAGACGTGGTCTGGTAATTAGCCGGATGGGTGACTCGCTCCTCGACGCCGTGTTGCGACTAGTCCTACTTTTAGATACACCACAAGATATTCCTGTGCTTTCTACAGGTCTCAACCGTGAGATCATTTACCGACTTCTACAGGATGGACAGAATGAGACCTTGAAGCACTTTGCACTTATCGGGAGCCAAGCCCAGCGGATTGCAAAGGTGATCAAGCGACTAAATTTTACATTTGACCAGCCTATTCGAGTTGAAGAGCTGGCGGAGGAAGTACGAATGAGCGCTTCATCCTTCTACAGTTATTTTAAGGAGGTCACAGGCATGAGCCCGATTCAGTATCAGAAACAGCTCCGCCTTCAAGAAGCTCGCCGACTGCTCTTTATAGGAGAACTAAATGCGGCAGAGGCTTCGTTTCATGTCGGATACGAAAGCCCCTCACATTTTAGTCGGGAATATACCCGAAAGTTTGGATTGCCTCCGATGCAGGACCTTCAACGTCTACGTGAAACTTTATAA
- a CDS encoding CsbD family protein — translation MADKKGLSDKVKSTINKAKGEIKDQFGNATDDPKLQAKGKKDKAKGAIQDEVSESKKEREDENNKE, via the coding sequence ATGGCAGATAAGAAGGGCCTAAGTGATAAAGTAAAAAGTACTATCAACAAGGCAAAGGGAGAAATTAAAGATCAATTCGGTAATGCTACCGACGATCCGAAGTTGCAAGCAAAGGGAAAGAAGGATAAAGCGAAAGGCGCTATCCAAGATGAAGTTAGTGAATCTAAGAAAGAACGGGAAGATGAAAATAACAAAGAATAG
- a CDS encoding DUF1801 domain-containing protein — MSMVEINKYLKDKEAKWQEAFLELNKTIAENIPSGFEFEMQYGMPSFVVPLSIFSEGYHCKSDTPLPFISIGIKKNHIAVYHMGIYADVELLGWFQQEYPKFVSTKLNMGKSCIRFTNPKKIPYALIGELVSKITVEEWIEMYKGNKV, encoded by the coding sequence ATGTCAATGGTTGAAATTAATAAATATCTAAAGGATAAAGAGGCAAAGTGGCAAGAAGCGTTTTTAGAACTCAATAAAACGATTGCTGAGAATATTCCCAGTGGTTTTGAGTTTGAAATGCAATACGGGATGCCTTCTTTCGTGGTGCCATTATCTATTTTTTCTGAAGGATACCATTGTAAATCGGATACACCGCTTCCTTTTATTAGCATAGGAATAAAAAAGAACCATATTGCTGTTTATCATATGGGGATCTATGCTGATGTGGAATTGCTAGGTTGGTTCCAACAAGAATATCCTAAATTTGTATCAACAAAGCTTAATATGGGGAAAAGTTGTATTCGATTTACAAATCCTAAAAAAATTCCCTATGCATTAATTGGCGAGTTAGTATCCAAAATTACGGTTGAAGAATGGATCGAAATGTATAAGGGCAATAAAGTCTAG
- a CDS encoding VOC family protein, whose product MEKNLDHIGVAVRNIEDSISFYKNVLGAELIDHYKSEAVGVESEIAIMEVNGFRTELLAPTNNTTSPIAKFIKQKGKGVHHLAYKVDNLDNARIELEERGIRVLEDTLRTNKHGRRLIYLNPADTEGTIIEYCDYPTND is encoded by the coding sequence ATGGAAAAAAATCTAGATCATATTGGAGTTGCAGTTAGAAATATAGAGGATAGCATTTCATTTTATAAAAATGTCTTAGGTGCGGAACTGATTGATCACTACAAAAGTGAAGCTGTCGGTGTAGAAAGTGAGATTGCGATTATGGAAGTGAATGGTTTTCGAACAGAGTTACTAGCACCAACCAATAACACAACCTCTCCTATCGCCAAATTTATTAAACAAAAGGGAAAAGGTGTTCACCATTTAGCTTACAAAGTTGATAATTTGGATAATGCCCGAATTGAATTAGAGGAACGAGGAATTCGTGTATTAGAAGATACATTACGGACAAACAAACACGGTCGTCGCTTAATCTACTTAAATCCCGCTGATACGGAAGGGACTATTATTGAGTATTGTGATTATCCAACAAATGATTAA
- a CDS encoding PTS mannitol transporter subunit IICB yields MAEKGVREKIQQFGSYLSGMIMPNIAAFIAWGIITALFIETGWTPNADLAEMVDPMIKYLLPLLIGFTGGKMVYGVRGGVVGATATMGVIVGADIPMFLGAMLMGPLGGYLIKSIDKPLLPKIRSGFEMLYNNFSAGILAAVLAGVAMKIIGPVVEGLNNLLGSGVEVIVNAGLLPLASIFIEPAKVLFLNNVINHGILSPLGVEEAAATGKSVLFLLETNPGPGLGILLAFMVFGKGMSKSSAYGASVIHFLGGIHEIYFPYILMKPALILAAIGGGATGVLTFTIFNAGLSATPSPGSIFALIAMTPRGNHIGVLLGVIAATAVSFLIASVILKSSKDDKEEDIETAAGKMEGMKGKKSSVADSFASHKDNVTSLNAENVNKVIFACDAGMGSSAMGASLLRDKFKKANIGIEVTNTAINDIPSDADIVITHKDLTDRAKAKLPGAQHISVENFLNSPKYEELVSQLKK; encoded by the coding sequence ATGGCAGAAAAAGGGGTTCGCGAAAAAATACAACAGTTCGGTAGTTATTTAAGTGGAATGATTATGCCAAATATTGCAGCATTTATTGCTTGGGGGATTATTACAGCTCTATTCATTGAGACTGGTTGGACGCCAAATGCAGATTTAGCAGAAATGGTAGACCCAATGATCAAATATTTATTACCACTCTTAATTGGTTTTACTGGTGGTAAAATGGTTTATGGCGTTCGTGGTGGTGTAGTTGGTGCTACAGCAACTATGGGTGTTATTGTTGGTGCCGATATTCCGATGTTTTTAGGTGCAATGTTAATGGGGCCTCTAGGTGGTTACCTAATTAAGAGTATTGATAAACCACTACTACCAAAAATTCGTTCTGGTTTTGAAATGTTATATAATAATTTCTCGGCAGGTATATTAGCTGCGGTATTAGCAGGGGTAGCGATGAAAATCATTGGTCCCGTTGTAGAAGGATTAAATAATCTTCTAGGATCAGGTGTTGAAGTAATTGTAAATGCAGGTTTATTACCATTAGCGAGTATTTTTATAGAACCAGCTAAAGTGTTGTTTTTAAACAATGTTATAAATCATGGAATTTTAAGTCCTTTAGGTGTTGAAGAAGCAGCAGCAACAGGTAAATCTGTATTGTTCTTATTAGAAACCAATCCTGGACCAGGGCTAGGAATTTTGCTAGCATTCATGGTATTTGGAAAAGGAATGTCAAAGAGTTCAGCTTATGGAGCTTCTGTTATTCACTTTTTAGGTGGTATTCATGAGATTTATTTCCCGTATATATTGATGAAACCAGCATTAATTTTAGCAGCTATTGGTGGTGGAGCAACAGGTGTACTAACATTTACTATATTTAATGCAGGATTGTCTGCTACGCCATCTCCGGGAAGTATTTTTGCATTAATAGCAATGACTCCAAGAGGTAATCATATTGGTGTACTACTAGGTGTTATCGCCGCGACAGCCGTTTCATTCTTAATTGCTTCAGTCATTCTTAAATCAAGTAAAGATGATAAAGAGGAAGATATTGAAACAGCAGCAGGTAAAATGGAAGGAATGAAAGGCAAAAAGAGTTCTGTAGCAGATTCATTTGCAAGTCACAAAGATAATGTTACATCACTAAATGCAGAAAACGTAAATAAAGTTATCTTTGCTTGTGATGCAGGTATGGGTTCCAGTGCAATGGGAGCATCGTTACTAAGAGATAAATTCAAGAAAGCAAATATAGGTATTGAAGTTACTAATACAGCAATAAATGATATACCAAGTGATGCAGATATTGTTATTACACATAAAGATCTTACCGATCGTGCGAAGGCTAAATTACCAGGAGCACAACACATTTCGGTAGAAAACTTTTTGAATAGTCCTAAATATGAAGAACTTGTATCACAATTAAAAAAATAA
- a CDS encoding BglG family transcription antiterminator — translation MIRLYISGRERKIIELLLLQENGATIQQLASNLEVSGRTIHRDLKSVEDTLDYYQLSLNKKSGVGVKVNGSKENKRKLSLAITQVEHTDYTPDERQAIILSTLLETSEPIKLFTLANELHVTIATVSNDLDKISEILETYELKLIRKRGYGVNISGSESNKRSALSFLISKYVDELDFIIFIKENIEKKSKQQLDSISERLLGLVDQSKLVTIEKSIDHVRNELPYELADSAHIGLVVHLALAIERLQQGERIRFDLNYLNEIKDTKEYEIAKNIINDLEVAFHMSIPKDEIGYITMHLLGAKIRSDHDYLVEESSLDIAFKARELINYVGDRLEVNLTENKHLFNDLVTHLKPTMYRIQKGMHIKNPLLTEILNDYKELFITLEDGCKEVFLGTEFPQEEIAYLVLHFASATIRREEPSELTVLVICSSGIGTSKMLATRLIQEIPEIAKIDNRSLFELDEINLNSYNLVISTIAFREKISNYILVSPILTEKEIDRIKTIVRQQRKTGAKKQLVTESIVEGDPQERIVTRLQRMQNYSKVTLDLLIEFKVHSIKEILTKEEILEVACENLKEAQNINNSAGVFKALVTRENLGGIGIPDTSLALYHARSEFVRKPSFTIYALEHPVTIVGMDDQDMQANTFLLMLLPEHSNSESMEILSYISGLIISDQQSITTFQSQQESIISQFLYQHLNSFINDKL, via the coding sequence GTGATCAGACTGTACATCTCTGGAAGAGAAAGAAAAATCATTGAACTTTTGTTACTGCAAGAAAATGGTGCAACGATTCAACAATTAGCTAGCAATTTAGAAGTTAGTGGTAGAACCATACATCGAGATTTAAAAAGCGTTGAAGATACTTTAGATTATTATCAGCTAAGTTTAAACAAAAAATCCGGTGTTGGGGTAAAAGTAAATGGAAGTAAGGAAAATAAACGAAAACTAAGCTTGGCTATAACACAAGTGGAACACACAGATTATACGCCAGATGAACGCCAGGCAATTATCCTATCTACCTTATTGGAGACAAGTGAACCAATAAAGTTGTTTACATTGGCTAATGAGTTACACGTGACGATTGCAACTGTAAGCAATGATTTAGACAAAATTAGTGAGATTTTAGAAACGTACGAACTAAAGCTTATTCGAAAAAGAGGTTATGGAGTAAATATCTCTGGTAGTGAATCCAATAAAAGATCTGCTTTAAGTTTTCTGATTTCTAAATATGTAGATGAGTTAGATTTTATTATATTTATCAAAGAAAATATCGAAAAAAAATCAAAACAACAATTAGATTCGATCTCAGAGAGACTGTTAGGTCTTGTAGATCAATCAAAGTTAGTCACGATAGAAAAAAGTATAGATCATGTACGTAATGAACTACCTTATGAGCTTGCTGATAGTGCGCACATCGGGTTGGTTGTCCATTTAGCTCTTGCTATTGAACGTTTACAGCAAGGAGAGCGTATTCGATTCGACTTAAACTATTTGAATGAAATAAAAGATACCAAAGAATACGAAATTGCCAAAAACATTATAAATGATTTAGAAGTTGCTTTTCATATGAGCATACCTAAAGATGAGATTGGTTACATTACAATGCACCTTCTTGGAGCAAAAATAAGATCTGATCATGACTATTTAGTTGAGGAATCATCTTTAGATATTGCATTCAAAGCAAGAGAATTAATTAATTATGTTGGCGATAGATTAGAAGTGAATTTAACAGAAAATAAGCATTTATTTAACGATCTAGTTACACATCTAAAACCGACTATGTACAGAATTCAAAAAGGTATGCACATTAAAAATCCCTTATTAACGGAGATATTAAATGATTATAAAGAATTATTCATCACTCTAGAGGATGGTTGTAAAGAGGTATTCCTTGGTACTGAATTTCCGCAAGAAGAGATTGCTTACCTTGTGCTACATTTTGCTTCAGCTACAATCCGTCGTGAGGAACCATCTGAATTAACTGTTTTGGTTATTTGTTCAAGTGGCATAGGAACTTCAAAAATGCTAGCAACACGTTTGATTCAGGAAATTCCTGAAATTGCAAAAATAGATAATCGTTCGTTATTTGAGCTAGATGAAATTAATTTAAATTCATATAATCTTGTTATATCAACTATTGCATTTCGAGAAAAAATAAGTAACTATATCTTGGTTTCACCCATTCTCACAGAGAAAGAGATTGATAGAATTAAAACTATTGTAAGGCAGCAACGTAAAACCGGTGCCAAGAAACAATTGGTTACTGAGTCAATAGTAGAAGGTGATCCGCAAGAACGGATTGTTACAAGATTACAACGTATGCAAAATTATTCAAAAGTAACGCTTGATTTACTTATAGAGTTTAAGGTTCACTCGATCAAAGAGATCTTAACTAAGGAAGAAATTTTAGAAGTTGCCTGTGAAAATTTAAAAGAAGCACAGAACATTAATAATAGCGCAGGCGTGTTTAAAGCTCTTGTTACTCGTGAAAACCTTGGTGGGATAGGTATTCCAGATACTTCTTTAGCACTTTATCATGCAAGAAGTGAATTTGTAAGAAAGCCGTCGTTCACTATATATGCATTAGAACATCCTGTTACTATAGTCGGAATGGATGATCAAGACATGCAAGCAAACACATTTCTTTTAATGCTCTTGCCTGAACATAGTAATAGTGAAAGTATGGAGATATTAAGTTATATTAGTGGATTAATTATTAGTGATCAACAAAGTATTACTACCTTTCAATCACAACAAGAAAGTATAATCAGTCAATTTTTATACCAACATCTAAATTCGTTTATTAATGACAAGTTATAA
- a CDS encoding PTS sugar transporter subunit IIA, with product MAKEILTKDNITLNASLTNKEEAIRFTGKILVENGYVESSYVEKMLEREELTTTYIGNNVAIPHGTEDAKGAVKETGLSVVISPEGVDFNGNTVNILIGIAGKGNEHLEILSKIALVCADEGNIQKLINASTKEEIMELFSEVN from the coding sequence ATGGCAAAAGAAATACTAACAAAAGATAATATTACATTAAATGCTTCATTAACAAATAAGGAAGAAGCAATACGTTTTACAGGGAAAATTTTAGTGGAAAATGGCTATGTCGAATCATCATATGTAGAAAAAATGCTAGAAAGAGAAGAATTAACTACTACTTATATTGGTAATAATGTTGCAATCCCACATGGTACAGAAGATGCAAAAGGTGCTGTAAAAGAAACGGGATTATCTGTTGTTATTTCTCCTGAAGGTGTTGATTTTAATGGCAACACGGTCAATATCTTAATAGGTATAGCTGGAAAGGGAAATGAGCATTTAGAAATTTTATCGAAAATTGCTCTTGTTTGTGCGGATGAAGGAAATATTCAAAAATTAATTAATGCTTCAACTAAAGAAGAAATTATGGAACTATTTAGCGAGGTGAATTAA
- a CDS encoding mannitol-1-phosphate 5-dehydrogenase: MEAVHFGAGNIGRGFIGSLLYRSNFHTTFVDVNKEVINAINEKNQYKVILASEQQEEEIVENITGMNSLEDPESVVDQIVKADIITTAVGPNVLSIIAKLIAKGLTKRIKQTTTPLNIIACENMIGGSALLKEKVLEYIDEADKETFEELFAFPNAAVDRIVPNQTNKDILTVSVEPYFEWVIEDDLIKGESPPIDGVTYVRDLGPFIERKLFTVNTGHAVAAYLGYYLGYQTIKEAMDAPIVKSFVMATLKETGAVLVKQYGFEAEKHQQYIDKIINRFLNPHISDEVTRVGRGPLRKLGGNDRLIRPASLYLETLEKEPTYLAKAIAATLQFDYREDEEAVSLQKSIKEQGYEKALLAVSGLDKDHPLIPIVLKELETLNEIKAN, translated from the coding sequence ATGGAAGCTGTACACTTTGGTGCTGGTAATATTGGACGTGGATTTATTGGATCTCTACTCTACAGATCCAATTTCCACACTACATTTGTCGATGTAAACAAAGAAGTGATTAATGCAATTAACGAAAAAAATCAATACAAGGTTATTTTAGCTTCTGAGCAGCAAGAGGAAGAGATTGTTGAAAATATAACAGGGATGAACAGTTTAGAAGACCCAGAGTCAGTTGTAGATCAGATTGTAAAAGCGGATATTATTACTACAGCTGTAGGACCTAATGTATTGTCAATTATTGCAAAACTAATTGCGAAGGGGTTAACAAAACGGATTAAACAAACCACTACCCCTCTTAATATTATTGCTTGTGAAAATATGATTGGTGGTAGTGCCCTCCTTAAGGAAAAAGTGTTAGAGTATATTGATGAAGCAGATAAAGAGACATTTGAAGAATTATTTGCTTTTCCAAATGCAGCTGTTGACCGTATTGTACCAAACCAAACGAATAAAGATATATTAACGGTTTCCGTTGAACCCTATTTTGAGTGGGTTATAGAAGATGATCTCATAAAAGGGGAAAGCCCCCCTATCGATGGCGTAACGTATGTACGTGATTTAGGTCCTTTTATTGAACGAAAACTATTCACTGTTAATACAGGTCATGCAGTTGCAGCTTATCTAGGCTACTATCTTGGTTACCAGACGATTAAAGAGGCAATGGACGCACCTATTGTAAAGTCATTTGTTATGGCAACATTAAAAGAAACTGGTGCTGTTTTAGTGAAACAATATGGTTTTGAAGCAGAAAAGCATCAACAATATATTGATAAAATCATAAATCGTTTCTTAAACCCACACATTTCTGATGAAGTAACACGTGTTGGAAGGGGACCATTGCGTAAATTAGGAGGAAATGATCGTTTAATTCGTCCGGCTAGTTTATACTTAGAAACTTTAGAAAAAGAACCGACGTATTTAGCAAAAGCGATCGCTGCAACTCTTCAATTTGACTATAGAGAAGATGAGGAAGCTGTATCCTTACAAAAAAGCATAAAAGAACAAGGATATGAAAAAGCACTTCTAGCTGTTTCAGGGTTAGATAAAGACCATCCGTTAATTCCAATTGTTTTAAAAGAGTTAGAGACATTAAACGAAATAAAAGCTAACTAA
- a CDS encoding AraC family transcriptional regulator produces MNKVENDQSIFYQAMYEILNVECLDCKPGWQFEEKTIDHHTIFFIVKGKGEIVINKQLMTMSQKNIFILLPGMKVEAYNTNESSLELYRLSFEIFRISEKTNQYRVYEKDTTFPKEGQIPLELHGSLIRLMELLIESWHSTIKSQQFKGQIYLREIINEILNNDFLMTNESTTRSFEQSIKHIQNMYHSELRLDKLSRLAGMHSTYFSSQFKKKIGKGPIEYITDLRMNRAKELMLFSNDKIRDIARMVGYNDEFYFSRRFKAKQGMAPTVYIKNIRRNIVPLSYAYTDHLVTLGVVPHAAHIAKEFTYITKQVSIPFERSQSWGFQRQALMEVKPDFVVCKENIAAKVRENLADIAPIIVIPWIRMDIFDHLKQIAQLVNKEKEAEEWIYSYEQKVKIARKKVETVIGGATVAICSITDNGFRMYGNRNMGHVYYRSLQLQPPEKLRKELEKYPVGTGINWLPVAAENVMDYEADYLLITAKSKVHARNKLKQLQAYQSWQRHPAVKAKRIYYLNTYQWIVYAPYSVERQLEEAVSLFTESKKVSALI; encoded by the coding sequence ATGAACAAGGTTGAAAACGATCAATCAATCTTTTATCAGGCGATGTATGAAATACTGAATGTAGAATGCTTAGATTGTAAACCTGGCTGGCAGTTTGAAGAAAAGACAATTGATCATCATACAATTTTTTTTATTGTAAAAGGAAAAGGTGAAATAGTTATCAATAAACAGCTTATGACGATGTCACAGAAGAATATATTTATACTTCTTCCTGGTATGAAGGTTGAAGCCTATAACACAAATGAGAGTAGCTTAGAATTGTATAGATTGTCTTTTGAAATATTTCGTATATCAGAAAAAACGAACCAGTATAGAGTGTATGAGAAGGATACCACCTTCCCTAAAGAGGGGCAGATTCCTTTAGAGTTACATGGGTCACTTATTCGCCTAATGGAGCTCTTAATAGAAAGTTGGCATTCAACAATTAAAAGTCAGCAATTTAAAGGACAGATTTATTTGCGTGAAATCATCAATGAAATACTTAATAACGATTTCCTTATGACAAATGAGTCGACAACTCGATCATTTGAACAGTCCATTAAGCATATACAAAACATGTACCATTCGGAGTTAAGACTTGATAAGCTTTCTCGATTGGCGGGGATGCATTCAACCTATTTTTCTTCACAGTTTAAGAAAAAAATAGGTAAGGGTCCGATCGAATATATAACCGATTTGCGCATGAATCGGGCCAAAGAGTTAATGCTTTTTTCAAATGACAAAATTCGGGATATTGCTCGGATGGTAGGATACAATGATGAATTTTATTTTAGTCGCCGATTTAAAGCAAAACAGGGAATGGCACCAACCGTTTATATAAAAAATATCCGTAGAAATATTGTGCCACTCTCATATGCATATACGGATCATTTGGTCACTCTAGGTGTCGTTCCTCATGCGGCACATATTGCAAAAGAATTCACTTATATAACAAAGCAGGTTTCGATTCCATTTGAGCGTTCGCAATCATGGGGATTTCAAAGACAAGCACTAATGGAAGTGAAACCAGACTTTGTTGTGTGTAAAGAAAATATCGCTGCAAAAGTGAGAGAAAACTTGGCTGATATTGCCCCAATCATTGTGATTCCTTGGATACGTATGGATATATTTGATCATCTAAAGCAAATCGCACAGTTAGTTAATAAAGAAAAAGAAGCAGAAGAGTGGATTTACAGTTATGAGCAAAAAGTCAAAATTGCAAGAAAAAAAGTGGAGACTGTTATCGGTGGAGCCACTGTAGCCATTTGCAGCATCACCGACAACGGATTTAGAATGTATGGCAATCGAAATATGGGTCATGTTTATTACCGCTCATTACAGCTCCAACCTCCTGAAAAGTTGCGTAAGGAATTAGAGAAATATCCTGTTGGAACGGGTATTAACTGGCTACCTGTTGCTGCAGAAAATGTGATGGATTATGAGGCCGATTATTTATTGATTACGGCCAAGTCGAAAGTACATGCCAGAAATAAGCTAAAGCAACTCCAAGCTTATCAATCGTGGCAGCGGCATCCAGCTGTAAAGGCTAAGCGAATTTACTATTTAAATACCTATCAGTGGATTGTTTACGCACCATATTCAGTTGAGAGGCAACTAGAGGAAGCAGTGTCCTTGTTTACGGAGTCAAAAAAGGTCTCTGCTCTGATCTGA